Proteins encoded by one window of Sorex araneus isolate mSorAra2 chromosome 3, mSorAra2.pri, whole genome shotgun sequence:
- the NLGN2 gene encoding neuroligin-2 isoform X2 codes for MWLLVLCLMGLVGAQRGGGGPGSVGAPPGGPNLGLGEERFPVVNTAYGRVRGVRRELNNEILGPVVQFLGVPYATPPLGARRFQPPEAPASWPGVRNATTLPPACPQNLHGALPAIMLPVWFTDNLEAAATYVQNQSEDCLYLNLYVPTEDDIRDSGKKPVMLFLHGGSYMEGTGNMFDGSVLAAYGNVIVATLNYRLGVLGFLSTGDQAAKGNYGLLDQIQALRWLSENIAHFGGDPERITIFGSGAGASCVNLLILSHHSEGLFQKAIAQSGTAISSWSVNYQPLKYTRLLAAKVGCDREDSAEAVECLRRKPSRELVDQDVQPARYHIAFGPVVDGDVVPDDPEILMQQGEFLNYDMLIGVNQGEGLKFVEDSAESEDGVSASAFDFTVSNFVDNLYGYPEGKDVLRETIKFMYTDWADRDNGEMRRKTLLALFTDHQWVAPAVATAKLHADYQSPVYFYTFYHHCQAEGRPEWADAAHGDELPYVFGVPMVGATDLFPCNFSKNDVMLSAVVMTYWTNFAKTGDPNQPVPQDTKFIHTKPNRFEEVVWSKFNSKEKQYLHIGLKPRVRDNYRANKVAFWLELVPHLHNLHSELFTTTTRLPPYTTRWPPRPPPGAPGTRRPPLPATLPPEPEPEPGPRAYDRFPGDSRDYSTELSVTVAVGASLLFLNILAFAALYYKRDRRQELRCRRLSPPGGSGSGVPGAGPLLPAAGRELPPEEELVSLQLKRGGGVGADPAEALRPACPPDYTLALRRAPDDVPLLAPGALTLLPSGLGPPPPPPPPSLHPFGPFPPPPPTATSHNNTLPHPHSTTRV; via the exons ATGTGGCTCCTGGTGCTGTGTCtgatggggctggtgggggctcaACGGGGAGGAGGGGGTCCCGGCAGTGTCGGTGCCCCCCCAGGCGGCCCGAACCTGGGTCTCGGGGAGGAGCGCTTCCCAGTGGTGAACACGGCCTATGGGCGCGTGCGCGGCGTGCGGCGCGAGCTCAACAACGAGATCCTGGGCCCAGTTGTGCAGTTCTTGGGCGTGCCCTACGCCACGCCACCCTTGGGCGCCCGCCGCTTCCAGCCGCCTGAGGCCCCTGCCTCGTGGCCCGGCGTGCGCAACGCCACCACCctgccgcccgcctgcccgcagaACCTGCACGGGGCGCTGCCCGCCATCATGCTGCCCGTGTGGTTCACCGACAACTTGGAGGCGGCCGCCACCTACGTGCAGAACCAAAGCGAGGACTGCCTGTACCTCAATCTCTACGTGCCCACCGAGGACG ATATCCGGGACTCTGGGAAGAAGCCCGTGATGCTATTTCTGCACGGCGGCTCCTACATGGAGGGCACTGGAAACATGTTCGATGGCTCCGTCCTGGCTGCCTATGGCAACGTCATTGTAGCCACGCTCAACTACCGACTTGGGGTGCTCG GTTTTCTCAGCACTGGGGACCAGGCTGCAAAAGGCAACTATGGGCTTCTGGATCAGATTCAGGCCCTGCGCTGGCTCAGTGAAAACATTGCCCACTTTGGGGGCGATCCGGAGCGCATCACCATCTTTGGGTCTGGGGCAGGGGCCTCCTGTGTCAACCTTCTGATCCTCTCCCACCATTCAGAAG GGCTGTTCCAGAAGGCCATCGCCCAGAGTGGCACTGCTATCTCCAGCTGGTCTGTCAACTACCAGCCACTCAAATACACGCGGCTCCTGGCAGCCAAGGTGGGCTGTGACCGAGAGGACAGTGCTGAAGCTGTGGAGTGTCTACGCAGGAAGCCTTCCCGGGAGCTGGTGGACCAGGACGTGCAACCTGCCCG CTACCACATTGCCTTCGGGCCCGTGGTGGACGGTGACGTCGTCCCCGATGACCCTGAGATCCTCATGCAGCAGGGAGAATTCCTCAACTATGACATGCTCATCGGGGTCAACCAAGGCGAGGGCCTCAAGTTCGTGGAGGATTCTGCAGAGAGTGAGGACGGCGTGTCTGCCAGCGCCTTTGACTTCACAGTCTCCAACTTTGTGGACAACCTGTATGGCTACCCCGAGGGCAAAGATGTGCTGCGTGAGACCATCAAGTTTATGTACACAGACTGGGCTGACCGTGACAACGGTGAGATGCGGCGCAAGACCCTGCTGGCACTCTTTACTGACCACCAGTGGGTGGCACCAGCTGTGGCCACCGCCAAGCTGCATGCCGACTACCAGTCCCCTGTCTATTTTTACACCTTCTACCACCACTGCCAGGCTGAGGGCAGGCCCGAGTGGGCAGATGCAGCACACGGGGATGAACTGCCCTATGTCTTTGGCGTGCCCATGGTCGGTGCCACTGACCTCTTCCCCTGCAACTTCTCCAAGAATGATGTCATGCTCAGCGCTGTGGTCATGACCTACTGGACCAACTTCGCCAAGACTGG CGATCCCAACCAGCCGGTGCCCCAGGATACCAAGTTCATCCACACCAAGCCCAACCGCTTTGAGGAGGTGGTGTGGAGCAAGTTCAACAGCAAGGAGAAGCAGTACCTGCACATTGGTTTGAAGCCACGCGTGCGGGACAACTACCGTGCCAACAAGGTGGCCTTCTGGCTGGAGCTCGTGCCCCACCTGCACAACCTGCACTCGGAGCTCTTCACCACCACCACGCGCCTGCCCCCCTACACCACCCGCTGGCCACCTCGCCCGCCCCCAGGCGCCCCGGGCACCCGCCGGCCCCCGCTGCCTGCCACCCTGCCTCCCGAGCCTGAGCCCGAGCCGGGCCCCCGGGCTTATGACCGCTTCCCCGGGGACTCCCGAGACTACTCCACGGAGCTCAGCGTCACCGTGGCCGTGGGcgcctccctcctcttcctcaacaTCCTCGCCTTTGCCGCCCTCTACTACAAGAGGGACCGGAGGCAGGAGCTGCGATGCAGGCGACTCAGCCCTCCAGGGGGCTCAGGCTCTGGCGTGCCTGGAGCTGGCCCCCTGCTCCCCGCTGCAGGCCGAGAGCTGCCACCAGAGGAGGAGCTGGTATCTCTGCAGCTGAAGCGGGGTGGTGGCGTGGGGGCGGACCCTGCCGAGGCCCTGCGCCCTGCCTGTCCGCCCGACTACACCCTGGCCCTGCGCCGGGCACCAGACGATGTGCCTCTCTTGGCCCCGGGGGCCCTGACCCTGCTGCCCAGTGGCCTGgggccaccaccaccccctccgcccccttCCCTTCATCCCTTTGGgccctttccccctcctccccccaccgcTACCAGCCACAAcaacaccctaccccacccccattccaccaCTCGGGTATAG
- the NLGN2 gene encoding neuroligin-2 isoform X1, translating into MWLLVLCLMGLVGAQRGGGGPGSVGAPPGGPNLGLGEERFPVVNTAYGRVRGVRRELNNEILGPVVQFLGVPYATPPLGARRFQPPEAPASWPGVRNATTLPPACPQNLHGALPAIMLPVWFTDNLEAAATYVQNQSEDCLYLNLYVPTEDGPLTKKRDEATLNPPDTDIRDSGKKPVMLFLHGGSYMEGTGNMFDGSVLAAYGNVIVATLNYRLGVLGFLSTGDQAAKGNYGLLDQIQALRWLSENIAHFGGDPERITIFGSGAGASCVNLLILSHHSEGLFQKAIAQSGTAISSWSVNYQPLKYTRLLAAKVGCDREDSAEAVECLRRKPSRELVDQDVQPARYHIAFGPVVDGDVVPDDPEILMQQGEFLNYDMLIGVNQGEGLKFVEDSAESEDGVSASAFDFTVSNFVDNLYGYPEGKDVLRETIKFMYTDWADRDNGEMRRKTLLALFTDHQWVAPAVATAKLHADYQSPVYFYTFYHHCQAEGRPEWADAAHGDELPYVFGVPMVGATDLFPCNFSKNDVMLSAVVMTYWTNFAKTGDPNQPVPQDTKFIHTKPNRFEEVVWSKFNSKEKQYLHIGLKPRVRDNYRANKVAFWLELVPHLHNLHSELFTTTTRLPPYTTRWPPRPPPGAPGTRRPPLPATLPPEPEPEPGPRAYDRFPGDSRDYSTELSVTVAVGASLLFLNILAFAALYYKRDRRQELRCRRLSPPGGSGSGVPGAGPLLPAAGRELPPEEELVSLQLKRGGGVGADPAEALRPACPPDYTLALRRAPDDVPLLAPGALTLLPSGLGPPPPPPPPSLHPFGPFPPPPPTATSHNNTLPHPHSTTRV; encoded by the exons ATGTGGCTCCTGGTGCTGTGTCtgatggggctggtgggggctcaACGGGGAGGAGGGGGTCCCGGCAGTGTCGGTGCCCCCCCAGGCGGCCCGAACCTGGGTCTCGGGGAGGAGCGCTTCCCAGTGGTGAACACGGCCTATGGGCGCGTGCGCGGCGTGCGGCGCGAGCTCAACAACGAGATCCTGGGCCCAGTTGTGCAGTTCTTGGGCGTGCCCTACGCCACGCCACCCTTGGGCGCCCGCCGCTTCCAGCCGCCTGAGGCCCCTGCCTCGTGGCCCGGCGTGCGCAACGCCACCACCctgccgcccgcctgcccgcagaACCTGCACGGGGCGCTGCCCGCCATCATGCTGCCCGTGTGGTTCACCGACAACTTGGAGGCGGCCGCCACCTACGTGCAGAACCAAAGCGAGGACTGCCTGTACCTCAATCTCTACGTGCCCACCGAGGACG GTCCGCTCACAAAAAAACGTGACGAGGCGACGCTCAATCCGCCAGACACAG ATATCCGGGACTCTGGGAAGAAGCCCGTGATGCTATTTCTGCACGGCGGCTCCTACATGGAGGGCACTGGAAACATGTTCGATGGCTCCGTCCTGGCTGCCTATGGCAACGTCATTGTAGCCACGCTCAACTACCGACTTGGGGTGCTCG GTTTTCTCAGCACTGGGGACCAGGCTGCAAAAGGCAACTATGGGCTTCTGGATCAGATTCAGGCCCTGCGCTGGCTCAGTGAAAACATTGCCCACTTTGGGGGCGATCCGGAGCGCATCACCATCTTTGGGTCTGGGGCAGGGGCCTCCTGTGTCAACCTTCTGATCCTCTCCCACCATTCAGAAG GGCTGTTCCAGAAGGCCATCGCCCAGAGTGGCACTGCTATCTCCAGCTGGTCTGTCAACTACCAGCCACTCAAATACACGCGGCTCCTGGCAGCCAAGGTGGGCTGTGACCGAGAGGACAGTGCTGAAGCTGTGGAGTGTCTACGCAGGAAGCCTTCCCGGGAGCTGGTGGACCAGGACGTGCAACCTGCCCG CTACCACATTGCCTTCGGGCCCGTGGTGGACGGTGACGTCGTCCCCGATGACCCTGAGATCCTCATGCAGCAGGGAGAATTCCTCAACTATGACATGCTCATCGGGGTCAACCAAGGCGAGGGCCTCAAGTTCGTGGAGGATTCTGCAGAGAGTGAGGACGGCGTGTCTGCCAGCGCCTTTGACTTCACAGTCTCCAACTTTGTGGACAACCTGTATGGCTACCCCGAGGGCAAAGATGTGCTGCGTGAGACCATCAAGTTTATGTACACAGACTGGGCTGACCGTGACAACGGTGAGATGCGGCGCAAGACCCTGCTGGCACTCTTTACTGACCACCAGTGGGTGGCACCAGCTGTGGCCACCGCCAAGCTGCATGCCGACTACCAGTCCCCTGTCTATTTTTACACCTTCTACCACCACTGCCAGGCTGAGGGCAGGCCCGAGTGGGCAGATGCAGCACACGGGGATGAACTGCCCTATGTCTTTGGCGTGCCCATGGTCGGTGCCACTGACCTCTTCCCCTGCAACTTCTCCAAGAATGATGTCATGCTCAGCGCTGTGGTCATGACCTACTGGACCAACTTCGCCAAGACTGG CGATCCCAACCAGCCGGTGCCCCAGGATACCAAGTTCATCCACACCAAGCCCAACCGCTTTGAGGAGGTGGTGTGGAGCAAGTTCAACAGCAAGGAGAAGCAGTACCTGCACATTGGTTTGAAGCCACGCGTGCGGGACAACTACCGTGCCAACAAGGTGGCCTTCTGGCTGGAGCTCGTGCCCCACCTGCACAACCTGCACTCGGAGCTCTTCACCACCACCACGCGCCTGCCCCCCTACACCACCCGCTGGCCACCTCGCCCGCCCCCAGGCGCCCCGGGCACCCGCCGGCCCCCGCTGCCTGCCACCCTGCCTCCCGAGCCTGAGCCCGAGCCGGGCCCCCGGGCTTATGACCGCTTCCCCGGGGACTCCCGAGACTACTCCACGGAGCTCAGCGTCACCGTGGCCGTGGGcgcctccctcctcttcctcaacaTCCTCGCCTTTGCCGCCCTCTACTACAAGAGGGACCGGAGGCAGGAGCTGCGATGCAGGCGACTCAGCCCTCCAGGGGGCTCAGGCTCTGGCGTGCCTGGAGCTGGCCCCCTGCTCCCCGCTGCAGGCCGAGAGCTGCCACCAGAGGAGGAGCTGGTATCTCTGCAGCTGAAGCGGGGTGGTGGCGTGGGGGCGGACCCTGCCGAGGCCCTGCGCCCTGCCTGTCCGCCCGACTACACCCTGGCCCTGCGCCGGGCACCAGACGATGTGCCTCTCTTGGCCCCGGGGGCCCTGACCCTGCTGCCCAGTGGCCTGgggccaccaccaccccctccgcccccttCCCTTCATCCCTTTGGgccctttccccctcctccccccaccgcTACCAGCCACAAcaacaccctaccccacccccattccaccaCTCGGGTATAG
- the TMEM256 gene encoding transmembrane protein 256 has product MASLGTAFRRLGAVSGAGAVGLAAYGAHGAQFPDAYRKELYVKANQYHFLHSLALLGVPNCRKPLWAGLLLASGTTLFCASFYCYGLTGNPTVQSLAPVGGSLLILGWLALAF; this is encoded by the exons ATGGCCTCTCTGGGGACTGCCTTCCGCCGCCTGGGCGCCGTGTCCGGAGCTGGGGCCGTAGGCTTGGCCGCCTACGGGGCGCACG GCGCCCAGTTCCCAGATGCCTACCGGAAGGAG ctcTATGTCAAGGCCAACCAATACCACTTCTTACACAGTCTGGCCCTGTTAGGGGTACCCAATTGCAGAAAACCCCTCTGG GCCGGATTACTACTAGCCTCTGGAACCACTTTATTCTGTGCCAGTTTCTACTGCTACGGCCTGACTGGAAACCCTACCGTCCAGAGTTTGGCCCCTGTGGGGGGAAGCCTGCTAATCTTGGGCTGGCTTGCCTTGGCATTTTga